Proteins from a genomic interval of Corynebacterium deserti GIMN1.010:
- the recX gene encoding recombination regulator RecX — MNQLSQQEKLEKLHRALNNFTRAHSRGESDFFDLEHEEKKAEVRRRALLLLNQRARSIHELTTRLYALEFEHSIVDDVVEDLTRSNLLDDESFAMEWVRQRAARRGKSSRVLDKELKEKGVDKHLRDLALAQIDAADERSTARAVAVKKARSETRVPADRHDYDKALRRVLGALARRGFPAGLSMELAREALDERIAGLQE, encoded by the coding sequence ATGAATCAACTATCTCAGCAAGAAAAACTCGAGAAACTCCACAGAGCACTCAACAACTTCACCAGAGCCCACAGCCGTGGAGAATCCGACTTCTTCGACCTCGAACACGAGGAGAAAAAAGCGGAGGTGCGCCGGCGGGCATTATTGCTCCTTAACCAACGTGCACGCTCAATCCATGAACTCACCACCAGGCTGTACGCGCTTGAATTTGAACACAGCATCGTCGACGACGTTGTGGAAGACCTCACTCGATCCAACCTCCTCGACGATGAATCCTTCGCTATGGAATGGGTACGGCAACGCGCAGCCAGACGCGGAAAATCCTCGCGCGTATTGGATAAAGAATTGAAGGAAAAAGGCGTCGACAAGCATCTCCGTGACCTCGCCCTCGCGCAAATCGACGCCGCCGATGAGCGCTCAACCGCACGCGCCGTTGCGGTCAAAAAAGCCCGTTCAGAAACGCGTGTGCCAGCCGACCGACATGACTATGACAAAGCGTTGCGGCGTGTCCTTGGCGCGCTCGCTAGGCGTGGCTTCCCAGCTGGACTCTCCATGGAACTTGCGCGTGAAGCCTTAGACGAACGGATCGCCGGCCTTCAGGAATAG
- a CDS encoding DUF3046 domain-containing protein, with translation MRLSEFRLLVEDEFGEAKGEWIAHSHVIAGLGVTVDDAIEQGLDLREVWEKLCDDFSVPKSRRLGRDDPRF, from the coding sequence ATGCGTTTATCAGAGTTTCGACTACTCGTGGAAGATGAATTTGGCGAAGCTAAAGGGGAGTGGATTGCGCATTCCCATGTGATCGCTGGACTTGGAGTAACGGTCGATGACGCCATTGAGCAAGGGCTTGACCTGCGTGAAGTATGGGAAAAACTCTGCGATGATTTTAGTGTGCCAAAGTCGCGTCGTCTCGGGCGTGATGACCCTCGATTCTAG
- a CDS encoding CinA family protein: MAHNFASTLVDLLKSRGETVSFCESLTAGLAAATLADVPGASVVLKGGLVTYATELKTSLAGVSPVLIDAHSVISPQCAEAMAAGAARRCNSDWAVSLTGVAGPSKQDGHEVGEVWIGIAHQGAADDSQTGTFVAFRAFESEQQVILAALKEDQRRTIRELAVQRSFQLLIEYIEST; the protein is encoded by the coding sequence ATGGCACATAATTTCGCATCCACCCTCGTCGACCTACTTAAGTCGCGGGGCGAGACTGTGTCTTTTTGCGAGTCCCTCACCGCGGGCCTAGCCGCGGCCACCCTCGCTGACGTCCCCGGTGCCTCTGTCGTACTTAAGGGCGGCCTTGTCACCTACGCCACCGAGTTGAAAACGTCCCTTGCCGGCGTTTCACCCGTGCTTATCGACGCACACAGCGTGATTTCCCCTCAATGTGCCGAGGCGATGGCCGCAGGAGCGGCCCGGCGTTGCAACTCAGATTGGGCAGTCTCACTAACCGGGGTCGCCGGCCCCAGCAAACAAGATGGACATGAGGTGGGCGAGGTGTGGATCGGCATTGCACATCAAGGAGCCGCCGATGATTCTCAGACGGGAACATTTGTGGCATTTCGTGCGTTTGAAAGTGAACAACAGGTAATCTTGGCTGCACTGAAGGAAGACCAACGCAGGACCATCCGAGAACTTGCTGTACAGCGCAGTTTTCAACTGCTCATCGAATATATTGAGTCAACTTGA
- a CDS encoding energy-coupling factor transporter transmembrane component T family protein, with protein MNSVPLGVYVGARSPVHAFPAIWKFPALLVFIIGGTVWASKPWHGLVLTGIIFALYVLAKIPLRVAWNQTWPVLPILLLLGAFQWWQRGFDFAATTVLTLLSAVMAAMLLTLTTRLEALMDAVEKMLKPFERFGLPVETITLAISLTIRLIPLQLATVKEVLDARKARGAGFSVAAFGTPVIIRSIRRARNIGDALLARGAGD; from the coding sequence ATGAACAGTGTTCCTTTAGGCGTCTACGTCGGCGCTCGCTCCCCTGTCCACGCATTTCCTGCAATATGGAAATTCCCCGCATTGCTGGTGTTCATCATCGGTGGCACCGTCTGGGCTTCAAAGCCATGGCATGGGCTTGTCCTCACAGGCATCATCTTCGCCCTCTATGTTTTGGCGAAAATTCCGTTGCGTGTTGCGTGGAATCAAACTTGGCCTGTTCTTCCCATCCTGTTGCTGTTGGGCGCCTTTCAGTGGTGGCAACGAGGTTTTGATTTCGCCGCAACAACCGTATTAACGCTGCTCTCTGCCGTGATGGCTGCCATGCTATTGACTTTGACCACACGGCTTGAAGCCCTCATGGACGCCGTTGAGAAGATGCTAAAGCCTTTTGAACGTTTTGGGCTCCCGGTGGAGACGATCACCCTGGCAATTTCTCTCACCATTCGCCTCATCCCTTTGCAATTGGCAACTGTCAAGGAAGTTCTCGATGCACGTAAAGCTCGTGGTGCTGGCTTTTCCGTTGCAGCTTTTGGAACGCCCGTGATCATCCGATCGATTCGTCGGGCGCGCAATATTGGTGATGCGTTGTTGGCACGCGGTGCCGGTGATTAA
- a CDS encoding TerC family protein — MEVNLVTWLITIAVIAGFFVFDFYSHVRTPHEPTLKESAWWSLFYVGLACVFGIFLWFVWGEPGNPHQHGIEFFTGYVTEKALSVDNLFIFALIMAAFKIPRKYQQKVLLIGIALALIFRLLFILLGAAVIEAWSDVFYIFSIWLIYTAVKLLWDEVRDTPETDPNDMFIIKALRKVIPVTEGYHGDKLTHRAGGKLHLTPLFVALVSIGMVDLMFALDSIPAIYGITTEPYIVFTTNAFALLGLRQMYFLLDGLLDRLVYLPYGLGIILLFIGAKLGLHALHENNLPFINGGENVSAPEVSTVFSLVFIIGVLTITVIASIIKNKRDENQGGIPPKWNTAKHEGDKWPTGEGEDAQSVSDSAAGTVTEGSSHTRDEK; from the coding sequence ATGGAAGTAAACTTGGTCACATGGCTGATCACCATTGCAGTGATCGCTGGCTTCTTCGTCTTCGACTTTTATTCCCACGTTCGCACCCCCCATGAGCCGACCCTAAAAGAGTCCGCCTGGTGGAGCTTGTTCTATGTCGGTCTTGCCTGTGTTTTCGGCATCTTCTTGTGGTTCGTTTGGGGCGAGCCTGGTAACCCGCACCAGCACGGCATCGAGTTCTTCACGGGTTACGTCACAGAAAAAGCATTGAGCGTTGATAACCTGTTCATCTTCGCGCTGATCATGGCTGCCTTTAAGATTCCGCGTAAGTACCAGCAAAAGGTACTGCTCATTGGTATCGCACTGGCACTGATCTTCCGCCTTCTGTTCATCCTCCTCGGCGCTGCAGTTATCGAAGCATGGTCCGATGTCTTCTACATCTTCTCCATCTGGCTGATCTACACCGCTGTGAAGCTCCTGTGGGACGAAGTTCGAGACACCCCTGAGACCGACCCGAACGACATGTTCATCATTAAGGCGCTGCGCAAGGTGATTCCGGTTACTGAGGGGTACCACGGTGACAAGCTCACTCACCGCGCCGGTGGAAAGCTGCACCTTACCCCACTGTTCGTTGCACTTGTATCCATCGGCATGGTTGACCTGATGTTCGCACTGGACTCCATCCCAGCGATCTACGGCATCACCACCGAGCCTTACATCGTGTTCACCACTAACGCATTCGCCCTGCTGGGTCTGCGCCAAATGTACTTCCTTCTTGACGGCCTACTTGACCGCCTGGTCTACCTCCCTTACGGCCTGGGTATTATCCTGCTGTTCATTGGTGCGAAGCTTGGTCTGCACGCACTGCACGAAAACAACCTGCCATTCATCAACGGTGGCGAAAACGTCTCCGCACCTGAGGTTTCCACCGTATTCTCCTTGGTCTTCATTATTGGTGTCCTGACAATCACCGTCATCGCATCCATCATCAAGAACAAACGAGACGAAAACCAGGGTGGTATCCCACCAAAGTGGAACACCGCAAAGCACGAGGGCGACAAGTGGCCTACCGGTGAGGGAGAAGATGCTCAGTCTGTGTCCGACTCCGCCGCTGGAACTGTCACTGAAGGTTCTTCGCACACCCGTGACGAAAAGTAG
- a CDS encoding YciI family protein translates to MTNFAILYTYSPTSEKIVETRPEHRAFIAGLHAEGKIVGSGPFTDGEGGALIIIQLPEGSNLVDAETLMNNDPFYAKDLLDRREIRTWNPVTKSF, encoded by the coding sequence ATGACTAACTTTGCCATTCTTTACACCTACAGCCCTACCAGCGAAAAGATCGTCGAGACCCGTCCAGAGCACCGCGCATTCATTGCCGGATTGCATGCAGAAGGCAAGATCGTAGGTTCCGGTCCTTTCACCGACGGTGAGGGTGGAGCTCTTATCATCATTCAGCTTCCCGAGGGCTCCAACTTGGTCGACGCTGAGACTCTCATGAACAACGACCCTTTCTACGCCAAGGACCTCCTTGATCGTCGTGAGATCCGCACCTGGAACCCAGTGACCAAGTCGTTCTAA
- a CDS encoding helix-turn-helix domain-containing protein, translating into MVTYTTLLDKPISETTTRKAPEPLLREALGAALRSFRADKGVTLRELAESSRVSPGYLSELERGRKEVSSELLASVCHALGASVADVLIEAAGSMAVRAAQEDLARV; encoded by the coding sequence ATGGTTACATATACAACCCTTCTAGATAAGCCGATTTCCGAAACCACTACGCGCAAAGCTCCAGAGCCTTTGCTGCGTGAAGCTCTTGGTGCAGCATTGCGTTCTTTCCGCGCAGACAAGGGTGTCACTCTCCGTGAGCTTGCAGAGTCTTCACGTGTCTCGCCAGGTTATTTGTCAGAATTGGAACGCGGACGCAAAGAAGTATCCTCTGAACTCCTTGCCTCTGTGTGCCACGCACTGGGTGCCAGTGTCGCAGATGTTCTCATTGAAGCGGCTGGTTCCATGGCAGTCCGCGCAGCGCAAGAAGACCTCGCACGCGTTTAA
- a CDS encoding amino acid ABC transporter permease codes for MLSANGQLEAAKWTPFLNSQTWTTYILPGLWGTLKSAIFSVILALVMGTILGLGRISEHRILRWICAVVVETFRAIPVLILMIFAYQMFARYQLVPSSQLAFAAVVFGLTMYNGSVIAEILRSGIASLPKGQREAAIALGMSSRQTTWSILLPQAVAAMLPALISQMVIALKDSALGYQIGYIEVVRSGIQSASVNRNYLAALFVVALIMIVLNFSLTALASRIERQLRAGRARKNIVAKVPEQPDQGLDTKDNVNVDWHDPDYKDLKGPGH; via the coding sequence GTGCTCTCTGCAAATGGCCAGTTGGAGGCAGCAAAATGGACCCCGTTCCTTAACTCCCAAACCTGGACCACCTACATCCTCCCGGGTCTGTGGGGAACACTAAAATCTGCGATCTTCTCAGTCATCCTCGCACTGGTCATGGGCACCATCCTTGGCCTGGGACGTATTTCTGAGCACCGCATTCTGCGCTGGATCTGTGCAGTGGTCGTTGAGACGTTCCGCGCAATCCCCGTGCTGATCCTCATGATTTTCGCTTACCAGATGTTTGCTCGTTACCAGCTCGTCCCATCGAGCCAGCTAGCTTTCGCCGCAGTGGTTTTCGGTTTGACCATGTACAACGGTTCCGTCATTGCAGAGATCCTGCGCTCGGGTATCGCCTCGCTGCCAAAGGGACAGCGTGAAGCAGCTATTGCTCTGGGTATGTCCTCGCGTCAGACTACGTGGTCGATTCTGTTGCCTCAGGCGGTTGCAGCTATGCTTCCTGCTCTGATTTCTCAGATGGTTATTGCGCTGAAGGACTCCGCTCTTGGTTATCAGATCGGCTATATTGAAGTTGTCCGTTCCGGTATTCAGTCGGCGTCTGTTAATCGCAACTACCTTGCGGCGCTGTTCGTGGTCGCTCTGATCATGATTGTTCTCAACTTCTCCCTCACCGCCTTGGCGTCTCGTATTGAGCGTCAGCTGCGTGCGGGTCGAGCTCGGAAGAATATTGTGGCAAAGGTTCCTGAACAGCCAGATCAGGGTCTCGACACTAAGGACAACGTCAACGTTGACTGGCACGATCCTGATTACAAGGACCTTAAAGGCCCAGGCCATTAA
- the recA gene encoding recombinase RecA, with translation MAAKKTTSKATVVKGDDRQKALDAALALIEKDFGKGAVMRLGDENRPPIQTISSGNTAIDIALGIGGFPRGRIIEVYGPESSGKTTVALHAIAQAQKGGGIAAFIDAEHALDPDYARKLGVDTDALLVSQPDTGEQALEIADMLVRSGAIDIIVIDSVAALTPKAEIEGEMGDSHVGLQARLMSQALRKMTGALYNSGTTAIFINQLREKIGVMFGSPETTTGGKALKFYASVRCDIRRIQTLKDGQDAIGNRTRLKVVKNKVSPPFKIAEFDIMYGEGISRESSVIDLAVDSGIVKKSGSWFTYEGDQLGQGKEKVRLYLKENPEITDEIEEKIFQKLGVGKYAAVSDELTDDPVELVPNVDFDDADDDNPDNSE, from the coding sequence ATGGCTGCAAAAAAGACAACCTCCAAGGCAACCGTAGTTAAAGGTGACGATCGCCAAAAAGCACTTGATGCTGCCTTAGCTCTCATCGAGAAAGACTTTGGTAAAGGTGCTGTGATGCGCCTGGGCGATGAAAACCGCCCTCCAATTCAAACCATTTCCTCCGGCAATACCGCCATTGACATTGCTCTAGGTATTGGCGGGTTCCCACGTGGTCGAATCATTGAGGTGTATGGCCCAGAATCCTCAGGTAAGACCACCGTTGCACTTCACGCAATTGCGCAAGCGCAAAAGGGGGGAGGCATCGCCGCGTTTATCGACGCCGAGCACGCGCTCGACCCAGATTATGCCCGCAAGCTCGGCGTTGATACCGACGCACTCCTGGTCTCCCAGCCAGACACTGGTGAACAAGCTCTAGAAATCGCCGATATGCTGGTGCGCTCCGGTGCCATTGACATCATCGTCATCGACTCTGTTGCAGCACTGACCCCAAAGGCTGAAATTGAAGGCGAAATGGGCGACAGCCACGTCGGTCTCCAGGCACGCCTTATGAGTCAGGCACTGCGCAAAATGACCGGCGCACTGTACAATTCGGGCACCACCGCGATCTTTATTAACCAGCTGCGTGAAAAGATCGGCGTCATGTTCGGCTCCCCAGAAACCACCACCGGTGGTAAAGCCCTGAAGTTCTACGCTTCTGTGCGTTGCGATATCCGACGAATCCAAACGCTTAAAGACGGCCAGGATGCTATTGGTAACCGCACCCGCCTCAAGGTCGTCAAGAACAAGGTGTCCCCACCTTTCAAGATCGCCGAATTCGACATCATGTACGGCGAAGGCATTTCGCGAGAATCCTCCGTCATTGACCTCGCGGTCGATAGCGGCATCGTGAAGAAGTCCGGTTCCTGGTTCACCTACGAAGGCGATCAGCTTGGACAAGGCAAAGAGAAGGTACGCCTGTACCTTAAAGAAAACCCAGAAATCACCGATGAAATCGAAGAGAAAATCTTCCAAAAACTCGGCGTGGGCAAGTACGCTGCAGTATCAGATGAGCTCACCGACGATCCAGTAGAGCTCGTACCAAACGTTGACTTCGACGACGCTGACGACGACAACCCAGACAACAGCGAATAG
- the bioY gene encoding biotin transporter BioY, whose protein sequence is MPTTSSPAAVTPQKKQSSRKQLQDIALIAVFAALIIVLAFVSIPVGTAGVPIVLQNASIVLAGLVLGGRRGFLTALLFLGLGLIGLPVLAGGRTTLTALAGPTAGYIVGYLISPLVAGLIAYLAPKKRGAGMFAILGLAALAGLLVQYFCGIVGLVLRAGLSVTEATISQGAFVIPDLAKFAFMIVIAAGVHAAFPDLRKR, encoded by the coding sequence ATGCCTACAACCTCTTCGCCTGCAGCTGTGACTCCACAGAAGAAGCAGTCTTCACGTAAACAACTTCAAGACATCGCACTGATCGCGGTTTTCGCAGCGCTAATTATTGTCCTTGCATTTGTGTCCATCCCTGTTGGCACTGCAGGCGTGCCTATCGTGTTGCAAAATGCCTCCATCGTGTTGGCAGGCCTCGTTCTTGGCGGTCGACGCGGTTTTCTAACTGCCCTGCTGTTCTTGGGCCTCGGTCTGATTGGTCTTCCCGTTCTTGCCGGTGGTCGCACCACATTGACGGCACTTGCAGGGCCTACCGCGGGCTACATTGTTGGGTACCTCATTTCTCCTTTGGTAGCTGGCCTGATCGCCTACCTCGCGCCTAAGAAGCGTGGGGCAGGAATGTTTGCGATTCTCGGCCTTGCGGCACTTGCTGGCCTGTTGGTCCAGTACTTCTGCGGTATCGTCGGCCTCGTGCTGCGCGCCGGTCTGAGCGTTACCGAAGCAACCATTTCCCAAGGTGCGTTCGTTATCCCTGACCTTGCCAAGTTCGCTTTCATGATCGTGATTGCTGCTGGTGTACACGCAGCCTTCCCCGACCTTCGTAAGAGATAA
- a CDS encoding energy-coupling factor ABC transporter ATP-binding protein has protein sequence MPEIIFDNTAVRFDDVDVLEPVSLRLTEQRIGIIGANGGGKSSLIRMINGLGEPTSGRITVDGLDVANNGKEVRKKVGFVFSDAENQIVMPTVREDIAFSLRRVKIPREEKKGRVDDMLARFNLSAHADQSPHTLSGGQKQLLALAAVLILEPDIIIADEPTTLLDLRNRLLIREVFRGLRQQLIVVSHDLDFLNDFDRVICINDHRIAADGAPDDVISHYVNLMTDPAQGTAR, from the coding sequence ATGCCCGAGATCATTTTTGACAACACAGCGGTCCGATTCGATGATGTCGACGTCCTAGAGCCGGTGTCTCTTCGCCTTACTGAGCAGCGCATTGGCATCATTGGCGCAAACGGTGGCGGAAAATCCTCATTAATCAGGATGATCAATGGTCTCGGGGAACCGACCTCAGGGCGGATAACAGTTGATGGACTCGATGTAGCAAACAACGGCAAAGAAGTCCGCAAAAAAGTGGGCTTTGTTTTCTCTGATGCAGAAAATCAAATCGTCATGCCAACAGTCCGCGAGGATATTGCGTTTTCCCTGCGACGAGTGAAGATACCCCGGGAAGAAAAGAAGGGTCGCGTCGACGACATGCTGGCGCGATTTAACCTCAGTGCCCACGCTGACCAATCTCCCCACACCCTATCCGGTGGACAAAAACAACTACTGGCCTTAGCCGCAGTCCTGATCTTAGAACCAGACATCATCATTGCCGATGAACCCACCACGTTGTTGGACCTGCGCAATCGACTGCTCATCCGTGAGGTGTTCCGGGGACTTCGCCAGCAATTGATTGTGGTGAGCCACGATCTTGATTTCCTCAATGATTTTGATCGGGTCATATGCATCAATGATCATCGAATTGCAGCCGATGGCGCGCCGGATGACGTGATTAGTCATTACGTCAATTTGATGACGGATCCAGCACAAGGAACCGCCCGATGA
- the pgsA gene encoding CDP-diacylglycerol--glycerol-3-phosphate 3-phosphatidyltransferase, translating into MSDVSAGASGAQDSGSGSVSGSVSGSADVAAKPSNWNLPNVLTSLRIIVIPLFAWLTLKGQTENNAFAWLALVVFILLMITDKLDGDIARARGLVTDFGKIADPIADKALMTTAFVCFNIIGILPWWVTALIVLREFGITIWRFFQLRAGNVVPASKGGKLKTVLQTVAVAMYLCPFPSWMDIPSQIVMYAALIVTVVTGIQYLWDSQKSNA; encoded by the coding sequence GTGAGTGATGTATCAGCAGGCGCCAGCGGAGCGCAGGATTCAGGCAGCGGTTCGGTCAGCGGTTCGGTCAGCGGTTCGGCGGACGTTGCTGCGAAGCCATCAAATTGGAACCTTCCCAATGTGTTGACCAGCCTCCGCATCATTGTCATTCCACTGTTCGCCTGGCTCACTCTTAAAGGTCAGACGGAAAACAATGCCTTCGCCTGGTTGGCGCTCGTTGTCTTCATTTTGCTGATGATCACCGACAAACTTGACGGCGATATTGCACGCGCGCGTGGATTGGTCACCGATTTCGGCAAGATCGCCGACCCCATCGCAGATAAAGCCCTCATGACCACGGCATTCGTTTGCTTCAACATTATTGGTATCCTTCCGTGGTGGGTCACCGCTCTGATTGTGCTGCGCGAATTCGGCATCACCATCTGGCGTTTCTTCCAGCTCCGCGCAGGCAATGTCGTTCCCGCGTCCAAGGGTGGCAAACTAAAGACAGTCCTGCAAACCGTCGCAGTCGCCATGTACCTCTGCCCATTCCCCAGCTGGATGGACATCCCAAGCCAAATCGTCATGTACGCAGCGCTTATCGTCACGGTTGTCACCGGTATTCAGTATCTCTGGGATTCACAGAAATCTAACGCCTAA
- a CDS encoding PspA/IM30 family protein → MANPFTKAWKYLMALFDSKIEENADPKVQIQQAIEDAQRQHQELSQQAAAVIGNQRQLEMQLNRRLAEIEKLQGNTRQAIQLADKARAEGDVKKATEYENAAEAFAAQLVTAEQSVEDTKQLHDQALQQADQAKKAVERNSMALQQKVAERTKLLSQLEQAKMQEKVSESLKSMNSLTNGSSPNLDQVREKIERRYANALGQAELAQNSVEGRMAEVEQAGVQLAGHSRLEQIRAEMAGGALTSGAKQDSIEAPAADTNVTDDAVAQRMRELRGEA, encoded by the coding sequence ATGGCTAATCCGTTTACCAAGGCATGGAAGTACCTCATGGCGTTGTTCGACTCTAAGATTGAGGAGAACGCCGATCCAAAGGTACAGATCCAACAGGCCATCGAAGATGCCCAGCGCCAGCATCAAGAGCTCTCCCAGCAGGCTGCAGCTGTCATTGGTAATCAGCGTCAGCTGGAAATGCAGCTCAATCGTCGCCTTGCTGAAATCGAAAAACTTCAGGGCAACACCCGCCAGGCTATCCAGCTCGCCGACAAGGCGCGCGCCGAAGGTGACGTCAAGAAGGCTACCGAGTACGAAAACGCAGCAGAAGCTTTCGCAGCCCAGCTTGTGACCGCTGAGCAGTCTGTTGAAGACACTAAGCAGCTTCACGATCAGGCGCTGCAGCAGGCTGATCAGGCGAAGAAGGCTGTGGAGCGTAACTCGATGGCTTTGCAGCAGAAGGTGGCTGAACGCACCAAGCTGCTGAGCCAGCTTGAGCAGGCTAAGATGCAGGAAAAGGTATCTGAGTCTCTCAAGTCTATGAACTCTCTCACTAATGGCAGCAGCCCTAATCTGGATCAGGTTCGTGAGAAGATCGAGCGTCGTTACGCAAACGCTCTTGGTCAGGCAGAACTCGCACAGAACTCCGTTGAAGGCCGTATGGCTGAGGTCGAGCAGGCAGGCGTTCAGCTTGCAGGCCACTCCCGTCTCGAGCAGATCCGCGCAGAGATGGCCGGTGGGGCGTTGACCTCTGGTGCTAAGCAGGACTCCATTGAAGCTCCAGCAGCAGACACCAACGTGACTGATGACGCAGTTGCTCAGCGCATGCGTGAGCTGCGTGGCGAGGCGTAG